From a region of the Aeoliella mucimassa genome:
- a CDS encoding DUF4265 domain-containing protein, producing the protein MKPEENTPIKIIASFKDGKPVHEEVPAAKVDNNHYRLLASPGFAPGVASGDEIAFVDSEPLGYRLIKRAGNVCVQMFLLQCSTRDRNHIASVVKSIGGWVDGGLDHSNGHLLILTFPVLVGFESIEQAMARLSAHFPDSQWMYGNVYELSDGTTPLNWWL; encoded by the coding sequence ATGAAACCAGAAGAAAACACTCCGATCAAGATCATCGCCAGCTTTAAAGATGGCAAACCAGTGCATGAGGAAGTGCCTGCAGCGAAGGTTGACAACAACCATTACCGCCTGCTGGCTTCTCCCGGTTTTGCGCCGGGCGTGGCGAGCGGCGACGAAATTGCCTTTGTCGACTCGGAGCCCCTGGGTTATCGCCTAATCAAGCGAGCCGGCAACGTATGCGTTCAAATGTTCTTGCTGCAATGTTCGACTCGTGACCGCAACCACATTGCGTCGGTGGTAAAATCGATTGGAGGATGGGTGGATGGAGGCTTGGATCATTCCAATGGCCACCTATTGATACTCACGTTTCCTGTTTTGGTAGGTTTTGAATCCATCGAACAAGCCATGGCCAGATTATCCGCGCACTTCCCGGACTCCCAGTGGATGTATGGCAATGTTTATGAACTCAGCGATGGCACAACGCCTCTCAATTGGTGGCTCTGA